From one Catellatospora sp. IY07-71 genomic stretch:
- a CDS encoding SDR family oxidoreductase has product MTALLLDGAAVVVTGAGSGIGAALARRLTAAGARVVVNDRDPVAAQRVAAEVGGSAFPADVTDPAQVAALVDFAWESFGALDLFCANAGVAPPAAAANAWELAWRVNVLAHVHAAEALLPRWLAAGRGRLLVTASAAGLLTMLGNAPYAVTKHGAVAYAEWLRATYGHRGITVQALCPQGVRTPMLEASGPGGGVLLDPGAISAEEVAEAVVDALGGDRFLVLPHGEVADFYQRRAADPDRWLRGMNRIQQDLEQRLGAG; this is encoded by the coding sequence GTGACCGCCCTTCTCCTCGACGGCGCCGCGGTCGTCGTCACCGGTGCCGGATCCGGCATCGGCGCCGCCCTGGCCCGCCGTCTCACCGCGGCCGGCGCCCGGGTGGTCGTCAACGACCGTGATCCCGTCGCGGCGCAGCGCGTCGCCGCCGAGGTCGGCGGGTCGGCGTTCCCGGCCGACGTGACCGATCCGGCGCAGGTCGCGGCGCTGGTCGACTTCGCCTGGGAGTCCTTCGGCGCGCTGGACCTGTTCTGCGCGAACGCGGGCGTGGCCCCGCCCGCCGCGGCGGCCAACGCGTGGGAGCTGGCCTGGCGGGTCAACGTGCTGGCGCACGTGCACGCCGCCGAGGCGCTGCTGCCGCGCTGGCTGGCCGCAGGCCGGGGCCGCCTGCTGGTCACCGCCTCGGCCGCCGGGCTGCTCACCATGCTCGGCAACGCGCCGTACGCGGTGACCAAGCACGGCGCCGTCGCCTACGCCGAGTGGCTGCGCGCGACCTACGGCCACCGCGGCATCACCGTGCAGGCGCTGTGCCCGCAGGGGGTGCGCACGCCGATGCTGGAGGCGTCCGGCCCCGGCGGCGGTGTGCTGCTGGACCCCGGCGCGATCAGCGCCGAGGAGGTCGCCGAGGCCGTGGTGGACGCGCTGGGCGGAGACCGCTTCCTGGTCCTGCCGCACGGTGAGGTGGCCGACTTCTACCAGCGCCGCGCCGCCGACCCCGACCGCTGG